Genomic DNA from Panthera leo isolate Ple1 chromosome A1, P.leo_Ple1_pat1.1, whole genome shotgun sequence:
ACATTTGGCAGTTTTGTACTGTCTTATCCATGCATAAATGCTTTTTAAGACTTCCAAAATAAACTCACAGAAagacacaaatacatttttaaagatatccacaaaataatgtTATCTAGGTATCAAAACAGAATTGTATTTGAATTGTATTTatagttactttatttttatttctgattttttcaaTACTTATAAAGTAGTGCAAGTCAACTGACAATGAAAATCACctttacaaaatataaacagcttttttcttttgtctaagATATTGACAAACTCATATAGCATACCAAAGTAAAACACTAATATTTAACTTCcagaaaaagttaaaacttataaaatgttCATAAACCTCTAAAATAGATGATTTTAACTAATAGCATGAAGCTTATGCTTTCTCTAATTTCCAAGCAGGCAAAATATTCATACTGAGTCACTACTCAGTTTCTAAAGAGTTTAGGTCAAAGAAGTATACCTACTTCTTCATGGATCTCTGTCATACTCCCCATGCTCAGACACACTGCTGTACCAAACACTGTGCAAGTAActatttaagaaaactgaaatgccCTCTCTTAGATAACTATTTAGTTTGGgaataaaataaaccaacaaatCATCTCAAATGTTTCCACAGGCTAcatggaggagaggaaaggatgaTTTTTACAGGCCACGCAGCTGAGAGCAAAAGTTGACTCTGGGGTCTACTATACTACAAGTTTAAACATATTATGCCTTTTGTAAGGCTTTTTGTAAATCACCATAGAAGTTGATTAAAGTGCTTGCCATGGCTGTGTTGACTGCAGACTGCGGAATCATCCCACGCAGATCCGTCTGAATATAGCCTGTCAAAAGACTCTGGTGAGGATTGTCTTTAAGCGGAACACAAAACCAACCACAGGGATGGTTATATCCACGAATAAATTCTGGTCTCTTTTCACTCCAGTCAAGACTTACCCCtacaaggaaattttaaattaacactTAGCAGTGACTGAGATTAGTCTAAAACTCTCATTAAAAATTATCATCAGATATCTTGtttaactatttttcttcttatccATGTAGATGAAAAACTAAGCCCTAAGAGTGACcatggaagaatgaaaaagataattACCAACTAGAATTCTGGCAGGGGGCTGGTAAGTAGGTAATGGAGAAAGTTCTAGTCACATCAGAATAGGTAACATTATGTCATCCTGGTAACTCCTTGGAAACTATGAATTGTGGCTGTAGCATCCAGGCTTCAAGGTACCAAAAATCAAAACTATGGTCCCACCACTACTCCCTAAAGGCACTACCACATCCAACTTTGGTACTGGCTGGTTAAGAGTGAACAAGGAGATACTTACCTACAACTGCTAACTCAAGTATATActacacataaaaaaaagatcaatttaCCTATAGATCTATTTCAGAAAGCAGGAGCCTTCTAAGagcagtatttttaatttttagaagacaaCTATTATACagctcaaggaaagaaaaacactctaACACATACCAAGTCTATTCTTTCTATGGATATGACTAAGAAGTTGTTTTCTGAGAGTGACTTAAAAGGAAATCCATTTACTATATCCCTTTCTCATAGGCAGTCATTTAACTCATATTTGTCAGCCACAACGTGGAAGCTACCAtgtaactgagaaaaaaaaacttaccagaAAGATTCCCAAACCCTACTTGATATTGTTATTTTACTTCCTAGGGTGTTTGCAAAGCTTAAAGTGATTACAAAATAAGTGTGAAGGCTGAAAATATATCTCACGTAGAAAGAAACATCCAGCCTAgaaaactcaaatatttaaaacaaatgaaaaaaagtttaaggTTTTGATATAATTACCACAGGATAGAAGCCCTTCTTCATAGCCCACAGTGTAGGAGAAATCAACAAACTCTCTTGGGGAAATTATATTCCAAAGCTGGCCAGCAGTAGTATAACGCATCACACAGCAATTCTGAAAGGGAACAGGTAAGAGGTATTACTAAGGAAATATATATTGACTCATGTATCACTAATTAATCTTTAGTAAAAAACTGatactcatttaaaatgtattataattattattgataACAATTCTTACAGTGATTCTTACAGGTTTAGATCTCTATTCTAAATATCACTGCTACTGTATGTTTGTGAATAAGATATATGATCAAAACACAAAGAGTTAAGTTGCCCAGTATCCAAATCTCTAATTCAATACAGTGGCCTTTTATCCTATATGATATTCAACATGGAAATAGATGGTGTAGACTAcaggtgtttaaaataaaatccacaaatCCTTGGACTAAAACACCAAATAGTTcaataaagaaattcaaacatggcaagaatgaattaataaaaatagaaaaagaagacaacCCACTTTGGTTACATAATTCTCTAATGCCTAAGGTGGCATTTTTATCTTTGGTCTTTAATTTTGGCTTAATAATTAATGGAAAAACATACAATTACCTAGAAACCTGAATACGATGGTGGTGTTTTCAGAATTTTAGATTTCAAAGCCTCATTAAAGACGCTGACAATTTTCTTAAGCAGCAAGTGTAGAGCTATTGTGGAAAACAAATTCACTTCTGACGAATATTCATTAGTTAATATGAGGAAACTCAAgctttttaaaaggcatcaaGGATTCCCCTATGAGATCTTTGCCGTGACTACCTACTCTCAAAGCAATGAatacgtgtatgtatacatgCTCATGCTTacatgctcactctgtctctctgcctctctctcacaaacacacacacaatctgaagtaaTGTTTCTAAATAAATACCTCTTCAAAGTGTTCCAAAATATCCATTGAAGTCATTAAGCTGTCCCAATCCAAGCGACAGGGACCGGGGCGTATATGGTCTATTACACTATTGACGATGTCATCTATAACACCTTGGGCTTTGAAACTGGAGAAAGAATATTAAAGTCAAATGCTATTAGAATGAAAAATCTCAGCATGCCCGCATCGTTCAGAGCTAACTTCAAAAAGAGTACAAGttaacaaagattttttaaagggaGTAAATCCCAACTGTTTTTCTGATAAATGTAGTGATGTCAATTATTTTATCAGACTGTACTGTTTGCCCTCAAATCTGATAAGATATGCATGGCAAATTATGTTGTCATGAACATAGTAAAGTACCTTCACGTTACGGGATAGCTGAAAACAGTTGGCAGAACGCTAAtgcttcatctattttgtatgctgttcttttttcagtTATGCTCTAACATGTTAttagtatacatatatttttgctctttcaaaaacttttttatgacaagaaaagaaaaataggtcaCCCAGGAAGAGAACACCGAGGATTGGCTCGTGAATTTTATCAGAACTTGGCATGTTTCAAAGGTGGCATTACAtatcaatggggaaaggatgtaCTATTCCATAAATGGTGCTTTGATTCAACACTTATCctaatagagaaattaaaaactgaacCGCTACTTGACAGCATTCAAAACAATTAATTCCAGATAGACTAAAAACCaccacataaaatttaaaactttgaactTTGTGAACTCAAGATACAGGGGGATTTCTTGAATACATAAatcacacaaaaacacaaataatatgagacagttgaaattaaaaacttgcatatcacaaatgacaaaattagtaagtttcttttaaaaccagCACAGACTGGAAGAAGGCATGTGCAACACATATGAACAGACATAATTATTACAGAGAATACATAATTAATTCCTATAAACGAATGAGACAAATATAATCTAAAGAAAAGATGGGCAAAGGATACGTTAAGATTGCCCTGAAATGTCGATAAATttagaaaagatgctcaacttcactcataaTCAAGCAAATAGCAAcaagataccatctcacaccccTGAGATTGGCAGAGATTAAAAACATAACCAGTACTGAATGGAAGGGAATGAGAACTCTCAGACTGCTACCATCACTTTAGAGAGCAATTTGGTTAACGTCTAGTATAGCCAACCCAGGTGCACGCCCAAAGAAAATCACACGTGTGTAGGAGACAAATACCTAAGAAGTTTACTATAGCACTGTACCTTATAAGGGATAACTGACAACAACCTAAAAATTTGTCAGTAGGCAAATTTGCAAATACAGGTAAACACATCGCAGCATTTTCTTATGAACATGGAAGAATAGGTCTACATGTAACAACATGGCTAAATCTTGAAAACAcaatgttaaatggaaaaaattaaaggaaattactgacggaaacacacacacatatgtggtcaaagaataaaacaggaataacatACACTTTAAGATACTAGTTAactggggaggaaagaaaagagaagaaatgagagataGACCAGCTTTAACTCTATCAGTAACCTTTCAGAGGGGGGTCTTTCTAAAAGTCTTTTttctaagtgtatttatttattttcagggagagagagaagagagcatgcatgtgcgtgggggaggggcagagagagggggagagagagaatcccaagcaggctccacactgtcagtgcagagcctggcatggggctcgatctcaagaaccacaaaatcatgacccgagctgaaatcaagaggagaacgcttaacctactgagccacccaggcgcccctctaaaagtttttttaaagcatctgaaGCTGTTTTATCGTCTTGTAAATGCTTCCAGCTCAAACTTATATTGTCTCCCCTATCCTAAATCTGCTCTTCCCTCCTGTGTTCTCTAACTTTGGGTGgatggtgggagtgggggcaaTACAAGTTAATCCAGTCACCCAAATTAGATATGTGGGATTCAACTTGGACTCTCTCAACCCTATTTCAGTAGTCACAACTAAAGTCACCATGTTTTATCAAGATGACTTCCTAAATGTAAAGTGCTCAGGACAATATttggctctcaataaatgttagctatcattaCCTCCACCACCTTTAGATCTCTGTCACGTTCACCTGCCCTTATCAACTCCCACTTAGTTAGGCCACTCTGCGTCCAACTCGACACTGCAACCATTTCTAGCTCTTTGGATCACATGTCTctttaagtttcttaaaaaaaaaaaaaaaaaaaaaaaaaaagccaaagatcTCTTCCCAGGAATATAACATTGACcccaaattatatatatgatctTAAGGAAACTTCAAAAAGCTAGCCATGGATTCCCAGGGCAAAACCTCTTCTCTAAACTCTCCACACTCATTTCCATGTTCCATTTTTCGCAGTGCTATCAGAGGAAGTTCAAAATCTTTGAGGACCTGGGAGGTCAGGGGTAAACAAGGGTAAGTGCAATACTGAATTTCTTATTCTAGAATTCAAAAATCCTTCAGACATATGCTCTCCTCACCCTTACTTTATGCTCCAGCTATACGAACACAACTTCTACTTCCCTAAACAAACTCCTTAGAGTGTTTCCCATGTGTGTTTCTGGAGGAGATGCaatcccctctgcctggaatacgaATCAGTTCTTCATTCCCTAAGAAATAGCCATTCCTCCTTTAAAGGTCAGCTCATATGCTGACTCTCCTACGAAGTTCTCTCAAATCACCAAGTGTAATGCTCTCTTGGCACTTTTTATGCTTTTCAACCCCTACTGGGAATTGGTGATCTAAATGATTAATTCACACTTGCTTACAATGCTTAATCCGCAACTCCAGTTTCCTGGTCCTTGACATAAATATTGTATAACTCATTTTTCTGGAAATGCTATCTTTGGTATTATACTTCAgaacagtttcatttttaaaagggctGAGTCCCAAGGATGTGAACATTCCACTGCAATTACACAAGGCAATTGTCTCCACtggctttaaaaaacaattattttttttctggttaaaagCGTAATTCGTGTTCAACTATAtgtaaataccaaaaaaaatggaaacaaaaatcacATATAAAACTGCAATCTAGAGGTATATGTTTGGtgttaagtaaaaacatttattttttatttttttattttagagacagagagcgtgcacacatgtgtgctccagcaagcaggggaggggcagagggaaggccagcatcccaagcaggctttgccctatcagcacagagtcctacacggggctcgatcccacaaccttgggatcatgacctgagctgaaatcaagggtcagacgcacatctgaatgagccaccaggagctccaagtaaaaacattttaatatataaaagtatataggggcacctgggtggctcagtcggctaagtggccaacttcggctcaggtcatgatcttgcagtttgtgggtttgagccctgtgtcgggctctggtgctgacagctcaaagcctagagctttgggttctgtgtctccctctctctctgctcctccccaccttgcactctgtctctctctctctctctctcaaaaataaacattaaaaaaaatttaaaaatatatatataaagtcaacTCACAATTGTGCTACCTGCAATTTGGTATTCTGCTTTATTCACTTTACATTACATTGTGAGCATTTTCTtgggtttttaaataatattttaaaatgtagtttttatttatttatttatttttctttttcttttcaactttttttttttttttttttttttttttttgggacagagagagacagagcatgaacgggggaggggcagagagagagggagacacagaatcggaaacaggctccaggctctgagccatcagcccagagcctgacgcggggctcgaactcacggaccgcgagatcgtgacctggctgaagtcggccgcttaaccgactgtgccacccaggcgccccaaaatgtagtttttaaagaCTGTAAGATACCACGTTTCAAAATTTAACCATTCTCTATTGATTATTCAAgttgtttgtaatttttaatattgtaagtaatgctgtgATGGAAGAGATAAGTACTCAACTATTAtctttcttatgatttctttAAGATGAATTCTTAGAATAAAGTATGCTATAGCACTGAGTAAATATAGAAGACTAGAAAGGTCTTATACAACATGCTAAGAAGTTAAGATTTTATCGGCCATTTGATATCATTATTTATGATTCCCTTACCACCACCTCAGTCCACAAGGGATATAGACATTTTAAGACTCTGAATTCATAAGGTGATTTGCTTcccagaaagtttaaaatattaaagccaaATTTCACTGGCAATGATGACTTAGTGATCATTTATATATAGGAAATTTGGCAATGTCTTAAGAGCTACATAAAACTAGAAGAATTTACTTACAGGTATCCATTAAATTCTTCTGAAGGTTTTCTCCAAATTGTTACatctttctagaaaaataaaaacagtatatgGACATAAATAATCACCTAGCTAGAAATGTGGACATAAAACCAACAATTTCAAATTGCAGAGCATGTCcttgcattaaaataaaacttaagtaaatattcaaagagatacatagaAGTCTTTTATGCCATCAAATGATCCATATCtgaatttcttctgtttcctaAAGTTCTTCACATCTTCCTTAAAGTACAGACctccaaaaaagattttttagtaGCTTAATGAGATCCAAACACTGTTAAGATCCAGTGAAGGCTCTGTCTTGCCAGCCATTATTATTTGCCTCACTCCAATCTTATCTATTTACCATTACTGACACATTTAGACTAAGACAAAAGGAATGCTGAATATTTCATTCTGACCTTgctcatgtatatttttttaaatcaaacaggTCACAGCTATTATGGCAGTGCTACCTTGAATTAGTCCCTACATCCTTTTTCTGATCATTTCCCAAGAAATCTTGACCATCAGACAAGCTAGAGTGCTTCACTGCAAGAGTCCTGGATCCAGGGCTACTTCTGTCAACACTCAGCCATGTGATAGTTTGGACAAGTCCCACTGGTAAGAAAGAAAACGAAATGGCCACCCTCACAGGCTTACTGAAATATCTGAAACTCTTCCAAACTATCCATACATTCTATATGTTGACTTTAGAAGCTATACTATAGGCTCTTGTTGCCAAGAGTCTATTCTCATGTCCGCTAGCTAAAGCAGTAATGAAAGCAGTACAGGATTATTACGTTTTTGCCTTGGTGAGATGTAAAAACACTGATTTTATTAGCATAATTATCTATCCTGCACATCTTTCCAAAGAATGGTCCTATTTTCCCTTACCATTTTGAAAGTCATCAACCAACTCATTAGATAAAGGATAAACCCCAAATAGAAGTAATTTAAATAACTTACCATTTTCTTGGCAACTCGCCACTTATCGTCTTCAATGCTATGATACTGGATGAGAGTGTTTTTAAGTCTAGTCGCAAAGTCAGCAGCATCAGGCAggccttccatttttttttttcttttttcctttttcctgttacAGAGACAAGGATTAGCATCAGCAAAGATCACAGTTTGACGCAGTAGACCGAGGAGTCTCAAATCTGGCTTCAtaacagaatcacctggggagctgtCAAAGATACTTACACCTGAATCCCACCCCAA
This window encodes:
- the STARD4 gene encoding stAR-related lipid transfer protein 4, which encodes MEGLPDAADFATRLKNTLIQYHSIEDDKWRVAKKMKDVTIWRKPSEEFNGYLFKAQGVIDDIVNSVIDHIRPGPCRLDWDSLMTSMDILEHFEENCCVMRYTTAGQLWNIISPREFVDFSYTVGYEEGLLSCGVSLDWSEKRPEFIRGYNHPCGWFCVPLKDNPHQSLLTGYIQTDLRGMIPQSAVNTAMASTLINFYGDLQKALQKA